The Enterobacteriaceae endosymbiont of Neohaemonia nigricornis genome has a segment encoding these proteins:
- the rpsA gene encoding 30S ribosomal protein S1 — MIESFAQLFESSLKNKNIILGDIIKGTVIAIEKDIVLIDAGFKSESIIPIEQFKNTQGILEIKVGDIVDVALDAIENGFGETILSREKAKRHESWMILEQAQYKNTNTVGIINGKVKGGFTVDLNGIRAFLPGSLVDIRPIRDTSHLEGKELEFKIIKLDKKRNNVVVSRKAVIEFEHSAERINLLNTLHEGLKIKGLVKNLTDYGAFVDLGGVDGLLHITDMSWKRVKHPSEIINIGEEIFVKILKFDKEKTRVSLGLKQLGEDPWISISKRYPENSKLIGRVTNLTDYGCFVEIENGIEGLVHVSEMDWTNKNIHPSKKVKINDKVEVMVLDIDEERRRISLGMKQCTTNPWLLFAQNHNKGEKVKGKIKSITDFGIFIGLDGGIDGLVHISDLSWINNSEDEVRKYKKGEEITAIVLQVDADRERISLGIKQLSEDPLIVYYKIHKKGQIINGKIIEIKNNMLILELQNNIIGNVKFSDQDHYNHTHINKYFKINNIIEGKINNIDRKNRIVNMLLSLKEVEDNFKKKYHKDKIINVMTEAFQAAKNK; from the coding sequence ATGATTGAGTCTTTTGCACAATTATTTGAATCATCACTAAAAAATAAAAATATTATTTTAGGTGATATAATTAAAGGTACTGTAATTGCCATTGAAAAAGATATTGTATTAATTGATGCTGGTTTTAAATCAGAATCTATCATTCCTATAGAACAATTTAAGAATACTCAAGGTATATTAGAAATTAAAGTAGGTGATATTGTAGATGTTGCTTTAGATGCTATAGAAAATGGTTTTGGTGAAACGATTTTATCTAGAGAAAAAGCAAAAAGACATGAGTCATGGATGATATTAGAACAAGCACAATATAAAAATACTAATACTGTTGGTATTATTAATGGCAAAGTTAAAGGTGGATTTACTGTTGATTTAAATGGTATTCGTGCTTTTTTACCTGGTTCATTAGTAGATATTAGACCAATTAGAGATACTTCACATTTAGAAGGTAAAGAATTAGAATTTAAAATAATTAAATTAGATAAAAAACGTAATAATGTAGTTGTTTCTAGAAAAGCTGTAATAGAATTTGAACATAGTGCAGAACGAATAAATTTACTTAATACCTTACATGAAGGTTTAAAAATTAAAGGATTAGTTAAAAATTTAACAGATTATGGTGCTTTTGTTGATTTAGGTGGAGTTGATGGATTATTACATATTACAGATATGTCCTGGAAACGAGTTAAACACCCTAGTGAAATTATTAATATAGGTGAAGAAATATTTGTTAAAATATTAAAATTTGATAAAGAAAAAACACGTGTTTCATTAGGACTTAAGCAATTAGGAGAAGATCCTTGGATTTCTATTTCTAAACGCTATCCTGAAAATAGTAAATTAATAGGTAGAGTAACTAATTTAACAGATTATGGATGTTTTGTAGAAATTGAAAATGGTATTGAAGGATTAGTGCATGTTTCAGAAATGGATTGGACTAATAAAAATATTCATCCTTCAAAAAAAGTAAAAATTAATGATAAAGTTGAAGTTATGGTATTAGATATAGATGAAGAACGCAGACGTATTTCATTAGGTATGAAACAATGTACTACTAACCCATGGTTATTATTTGCACAAAATCATAATAAAGGAGAAAAAGTAAAAGGAAAAATTAAATCAATTACAGATTTTGGTATTTTTATTGGTCTTGATGGTGGTATTGATGGTTTAGTACATATCTCAGATTTATCTTGGATTAATAATAGTGAAGATGAAGTACGTAAATATAAAAAAGGTGAAGAAATTACAGCAATAGTATTACAAGTAGATGCTGATAGAGAACGAATATCTTTAGGAATTAAACAATTAAGTGAAGATCCTTTAATTGTATATTATAAAATACATAAAAAAGGTCAAATAATTAATGGTAAAATTATTGAAATTAAAAACAATATGTTAATTTTAGAATTACAAAATAATATTATTGGTAATGTTAAATTTAGTGATCAAGATCATTACAATCATACTCATATTAATAAATATTTTAAAATTAATAATATAATTGAAGGTAAAATTAATAATATTGATCGTAAAAATCGTATAGTTAATATGTTATTATCTTTAAAAGAAGTAGAAGATAATTTTAAAAAAAAATATCATAAAGACAAAATTATTAATGTAATGACTGAAGCTTTTCAAGCAGCAAAAAACAAATAA
- the asnS gene encoding asparagine--tRNA ligase, which produces MTLLINISDIILNKINIGTKIKIKGWVRYIRHSKIGISFITIYDGSNIQDIQIIAKKYLDNYKSEILSLTTGCSIEIIGSLILSPHINKQKYEIDSTIIKIIGWINNPGSYPISLKKHSLEYLREVAHLRARTRIISSIMRLRHYITIYIHNFLHQHNFFWINTPIITTLDTEGYSKMFHISTIESNNFFNKKSFLTVSGQLNLETYACAMSKVYTFGPTFRAENSNTTRHLAEFWMLEIEIAFATLDDIISFVKKFIKHISKQILTFHIEEINFLSEYTKQDLSIKIQKILSDNIFIIDYTKAINILQKCNISFKNKIFWGIDLAIEHEKYLTNTYFNSPIIIYNYPKKIKPFYMYLNDDNKTVAAMDLLLPNIGEIIGGSQREHRIEILNKRILELNLCKKDYWWYRDLRKYGTVPHSGFGLGIERLVSYFTGFNNIKDIIPFPRTPHNAKF; this is translated from the coding sequence ATGACATTACTTATTAATATATCTGATATTATTTTAAATAAAATTAATATTGGCACTAAAATTAAAATTAAAGGTTGGGTACGTTATATTAGACATTCTAAAATAGGTATATCTTTTATTACTATATATGATGGATCTAATATTCAAGATATACAAATTATTGCAAAAAAATATCTTGATAATTATAAATCTGAAATTTTATCTCTTACTACTGGATGTTCTATAGAAATTATAGGGTCTTTAATTTTATCACCTCATATAAATAAACAAAAATATGAAATAGATTCAACAATAATTAAAATTATAGGGTGGATTAATAATCCTGGTTCATATCCTATTTCATTAAAAAAACATAGTTTAGAATATTTAAGAGAAGTAGCACATTTACGTGCTAGAACTAGAATTATAAGTAGCATAATGAGATTAAGACATTATATTACTATATATATACATAATTTTTTACACCAACATAATTTTTTTTGGATTAATACTCCTATTATTACTACTTTAGATACTGAAGGTTATAGTAAAATGTTTCATATTTCTACTATAGAATCAAATAATTTTTTTAATAAAAAATCATTTTTAACTGTTTCAGGACAATTAAATTTAGAAACATATGCTTGTGCAATGTCTAAAGTATATACTTTTGGTCCTACTTTTAGAGCAGAAAATTCTAATACTACACGTCATTTAGCAGAATTTTGGATGTTAGAAATTGAAATAGCTTTTGCAACATTAGATGATATTATATCTTTTGTTAAGAAATTTATTAAGCATATTAGTAAACAAATTTTAACATTTCATATAGAAGAAATTAATTTTTTATCTGAATATACAAAACAAGACTTATCAATTAAAATACAAAAAATATTATCTGATAATATATTTATTATAGATTATACAAAAGCAATAAATATTTTACAAAAATGTAATATATCATTTAAAAATAAGATATTTTGGGGTATAGACTTAGCTATAGAACATGAAAAATATTTAACTAATACATATTTTAATAGTCCAATAATTATATATAATTATCCTAAAAAAATTAAACCATTTTATATGTATTTAAATGATGATAATAAAACAGTTGCAGCTATGGATTTATTATTACCTAATATAGGTGAAATTATAGGCGGTTCACAAAGAGAACATAGAATAGAAATTCTAAATAAAAGAATATTAGAATTAAATTTATGTAAAAAAGATTATTGGTGGTATAGAGATTTAAGAAAATATGGTACCGTACCACATTCTGGATTTGGTTTAGGAATAGAAAGACTTGTATCCTATTTTACAGGATTTAATAATATAAAAGATATAATACCATTTCCTAGAACACCTCATAATGCTAAATTTTAA
- a CDS encoding TatD family hydrolase, translating to MFDMSVNLTSKRFDNDHQLVIDRAKLYGINGMLIIGSNVNDSIYANQIILPYKNYCWATAGVHPHYANLWNKNTINIINNIINKYKTVVAIGECGLDFYRNLSSKKQQIFAFNAQLELATQYSLPLFLHCRNAFSDFIKILKKWIDKIPISVIHCFSGNQYELQQCLDMNLYIGISELFFNKKYRIFSINDINIIPKNKIVIETDSPYLLFKNIYKNIYKKYQGRNEPFLLVNLVKKIATYQKNNIDIVKKQTEKNTRILLNI from the coding sequence ATGTTTGATATGAGTGTCAATTTAACTAGTAAAAGATTTGATAATGATCATCAGCTAGTTATAGATAGAGCTAAATTATATGGTATTAATGGTATGTTAATTATAGGAAGTAATGTTAATGATAGTATTTATGCTAACCAAATAATATTACCATATAAGAATTATTGCTGGGCTACAGCAGGCGTACATCCACATTATGCTAATTTATGGAATAAAAATACTATTAATATTATAAATAATATTATTAATAAATATAAAACAGTTGTAGCTATTGGAGAATGTGGATTAGATTTTTATAGAAATTTATCTTCAAAAAAACAACAAATATTTGCATTTAATGCTCAATTAGAATTAGCAACACAATATTCTTTACCTTTATTTTTACATTGTCGTAACGCATTTTCTGATTTTATAAAAATTTTAAAAAAATGGATTGATAAAATCCCTATATCTGTTATACATTGTTTTTCAGGTAATCAATATGAATTACAACAATGTTTAGATATGAATTTATATATTGGGATATCAGAATTATTTTTCAATAAAAAATATAGAATATTTTCCATAAATGATATTAATATTATTCCCAAAAATAAAATTGTTATAGAAACAGATTCTCCTTATTTATTATTTAAAAATATATATAAAAATATATATAAAAAATATCAAGGACGTAATGAACCTTTTTTATTAGTTAATTTAGTAAAAAAAATTGCTACATATCAAAAAAATAATATTGACATAGTAAAAAAACAAACAGAAAAAAATACACGTATTTTATTAAATATATAA
- a CDS encoding MBL fold metallo-hydrolase produces MKYIVIPVTFFQTNCYILWCTKTLYTAIIDPGGDIYKIINIINKYNLYIKLILITHGHLDHIGAAYNLSIKYNIPICGPHKYDIVWIKNIKLQTIYFSLYNCIFKYNQWLSHKQKISLGNILINIYHCPGHTPGHLIFYIKEHHVLISGDIIFKNSIGRTDLPFSNYTHLMKSIKNSILTLNQNTIILPGHGQNTTLLKEIKYNKFISKII; encoded by the coding sequence ATGAAATATATTGTAATTCCAGTTACATTTTTTCAAACAAATTGTTATATTTTATGGTGTACAAAAACATTATATACTGCTATTATTGACCCTGGTGGTGATATATATAAAATAATTAATATTATAAATAAATATAATTTATATATAAAATTAATTTTAATTACTCATGGTCATTTAGACCATATAGGTGCTGCATATAATTTATCTATAAAATATAATATACCTATTTGTGGTCCTCATAAATATGATATAGTATGGATAAAAAATATAAAATTACAAACTATATATTTTAGTTTATATAATTGTATTTTTAAATATAATCAATGGTTAAGTCATAAACAGAAAATCAGTTTAGGGAATATATTAATTAATATATATCATTGTCCGGGGCATACACCTGGACATTTAATTTTTTACATTAAAGAGCATCATGTTTTAATATCCGGTGATATAATTTTTAAAAATAGTATTGGGCGTACAGATTTGCCTTTTAGTAATTATACACATTTAATGAAATCTATTAAAAATTCTATCTTAACTTTAAATCAAAACACAATAATTTTACCAGGTCATGGTCAAAATACTACTTTATTAAAAGAAATAAAATATAATAAGTTTATATCAAAAATTATATAA
- the hemW gene encoding radical SAM family heme chaperone HemW → MYSNKYLYCSLYIHIPWCIKKCYYCDFYSLIYHKDNKKIQKKYIDHLIIDLKNELLIIKKNIYITSIFFGGGTPSLIETEFIQYFLYEIKKLIYIPKDIEISMEMNPTLLNIKNIIKYSIHDINRISIGVQSFNNQHLKNLGRIHSNKDVYNTIYKILKYKSFTINLDLIYGLPNQTIKDVKKDLNCAINIFPEHISWYQLTIEKNTLFGRYQPKNLPNNDILWKMFISGKNILKKYNYLHYEISSFAKNKLNKCKHNLNYWYNKDYLGLGCASHSKITNNNKIIRTIRNKSIKQYINGNYVISRTILKTQDKIFEFFLNRTRLLQNIKKEDFIKTTGLKLKYVLPFINQAIKLGYMRQNDKYWIITNKGYLFLNNLLEIFI, encoded by the coding sequence ATGTATTCAAATAAATATTTATATTGTAGTTTATATATACATATACCTTGGTGTATAAAAAAATGTTATTACTGTGATTTTTATTCTTTAATATATCATAAAGACAACAAGAAAATACAAAAAAAATATATAGATCATTTAATTATAGATTTAAAAAATGAGCTTTTAATAATTAAAAAGAATATATATATAACAAGTATTTTTTTTGGTGGGGGTACACCTAGTTTAATAGAAACAGAATTTATACAATATTTTTTATATGAAATTAAAAAATTAATATATATACCTAAAGACATAGAAATTTCTATGGAGATGAATCCTACTCTTTTGAATATTAAAAATATAATAAAATATAGCATACATGATATTAATAGAATATCTATTGGTGTACAAAGTTTTAATAATCAGCATTTAAAAAATTTAGGTAGAATACATTCTAATAAAGATGTATATAATACCATATATAAAATATTAAAATATAAATCTTTTACTATTAATTTAGATTTAATATATGGTTTGCCAAATCAAACTATAAAAGATGTAAAAAAAGATTTAAATTGTGCAATAAATATATTTCCAGAACACATTTCTTGGTATCAATTAACTATTGAAAAAAATACATTATTTGGTAGGTATCAACCTAAAAATTTACCTAATAATGATATATTATGGAAAATGTTTATATCAGGAAAAAATATTTTAAAAAAATATAATTACTTACATTATGAAATTTCTTCATTTGCAAAAAACAAACTAAATAAATGTAAACATAATTTAAATTATTGGTATAATAAAGATTATTTAGGCTTAGGATGTGCATCACATAGTAAGATAACAAATAATAATAAAATTATACGTACAATACGTAATAAAAGTATTAAACAATATATTAATGGTAATTATGTTATTTCCAGAACAATACTTAAAACACAAGATAAAATATTTGAATTTTTTTTAAATAGAACACGTCTTTTACAAAATATTAAAAAAGAAGATTTTATAAAAACTACAGGATTAAAATTAAAATATGTTTTGCCTTTTATAAATCAAGCAATAAAATTAGGATATATGAGACAAAATGATAAATATTGGATTATAACAAACAAAGGATATTTATTTTTAAATAATTTATTAGAAATATTTATTTAA
- a CDS encoding YggT family protein, whose amino-acid sequence MLAIILLLRNIIDVLILICILRIWIYYTIKNTYNTFAQFIIKISQPIIQPFQILLPNIKNIELSTLILLFILVTIKYPLLVLLNTKTIPLYSFITLIFIGILVLFKSLGNLIFWLITIRTVFSWFDRKANDFDYILNTLTDQIMYPIKKIILPIGNIDVIPFVISLVLYCLNILAMDIFPQFWFII is encoded by the coding sequence ATGTTAGCAATAATTCTTTTATTACGTAATATAATAGATGTATTAATTTTAATATGTATATTACGTATATGGATTTATTATACGATAAAAAATACATATAATACTTTTGCACAGTTTATTATAAAAATATCTCAACCAATAATTCAACCATTTCAAATATTATTACCTAATATTAAAAACATTGAATTATCTACATTAATTCTTTTATTTATTCTAGTAACCATTAAATACCCTTTATTAGTTTTACTTAATACAAAAACTATACCATTATATAGTTTTATTACATTAATATTTATAGGTATTCTTGTATTATTTAAATCATTAGGAAATTTAATTTTTTGGTTAATTACTATACGTACTGTATTTAGTTGGTTTGATAGAAAAGCTAACGATTTTGATTATATATTAAATACATTGACAGATCAAATAATGTATCCAATAAAAAAAATTATATTACCTATTGGTAATATTGATGTTATTCCTTTTGTTATTAGTTTAGTTTTGTATTGTCTTAATATTTTAGCTATGGATATTTTTCCACAATTTTGGTTTATTATATAA
- the rpsJ gene encoding 30S ribosomal protein S10, giving the protein MQNQRIRIRLKAFDHRLIDQSTVEIVETAKRTGAQVRGPIPLPTKKERFTILISPHVNKDARDQYEIRTHKRLVDIIEPTEKTVDALMRLDLAAGVDVQISLG; this is encoded by the coding sequence ATGCAGAACCAAAGAATCCGTATTCGTCTTAAAGCTTTTGATCATCGTTTAATTGATCAATCAACAGTAGAAATTGTAGAAACTGCTAAACGTACTGGCGCACAAGTTCGTGGTCCTATCCCTTTACCAACTAAAAAAGAAAGGTTTACTATATTAATTTCACCTCATGTTAATAAAGATGCAAGAGATCAGTACGAAATTCGTACTCACAAACGTTTAGTTGATATTATAGAACCTACAGAAAAAACTGTAGATGCATTAATGCGTTTAGATTTAGCTGCTGGAGTCGATGTACAAATAAGCTTAGGATAA
- a CDS encoding oxidative damage protection protein, protein MSRKIFCSYFQIHMNGLEYSVYPGIIGEKIYNNISKKAWYLWLNKQTKLINEHNLNMAKEKHLHYLEKEMILFLFKNKI, encoded by the coding sequence ATGTCAAGAAAAATTTTTTGTAGTTATTTTCAAATACATATGAATGGATTAGAATATAGCGTATATCCAGGTATTATTGGAGAAAAGATATATAATAATATATCTAAAAAAGCATGGTACTTATGGTTAAATAAACAAACAAAATTAATTAATGAACATAACTTAAATATGGCTAAAGAAAAACACCTACATTATTTAGAAAAAGAGATGATATTATTTCTTTTTAAGAATAAAATATGA
- the trmB gene encoding tRNA (guanosine(46)-N7)-methyltransferase TrmB encodes MKYIKSFICRFRKVNNNKKIIFNKYFNLFEIIYKNKKTNLFNIFKNNNPIIIDIGFGTGNLLNNLSQDNKKYNFIAIDVYLPGIIQCLNNILIKKTCNIKFIYYDAFLVLKNMICNESINIIQLYFPDPWPKNKHKKKRLLNQYFINLIFNRLRNNGLLYIMTDCYDYYCQINNIIHNLHYYNYVILHSNEYNNFYKKNILKYSKTKFWEKAIRNNKTIYIIEYKKYFLIK; translated from the coding sequence ATGAAATATATTAAAAGTTTTATATGTCGCTTTAGAAAAGTAAATAATAATAAAAAAATTATTTTTAATAAGTATTTTAATTTGTTTGAAATAATTTATAAAAATAAAAAAACAAATCTATTTAATATTTTTAAAAATAATAATCCTATTATTATAGATATAGGTTTTGGCACAGGTAATTTATTAAATAATTTATCTCAAGATAATAAAAAATATAATTTTATTGCTATAGATGTTTATTTGCCTGGTATTATTCAATGTTTAAATAATATTTTAATTAAAAAAACTTGTAATATTAAATTTATTTATTATGATGCTTTTTTAGTATTAAAAAATATGATATGTAATGAATCAATAAATATAATTCAATTATATTTTCCAGATCCATGGCCGAAAAATAAACATAAAAAAAAAAGATTATTAAATCAATATTTTATTAATCTAATTTTTAATAGATTACGAAATAATGGATTATTATATATAATGACTGATTGTTATGATTATTATTGTCAAATTAATAATATTATACATAATTTACATTATTATAATTATGTAATATTACATTCTAATGAATATAATAATTTTTATAAAAAAAATATTTTAAAATATTCAAAAACAAAATTTTGGGAAAAAGCAATAAGAAATAATAAAACTATATATATTATTGAATATAAAAAATATTTTTTAATTAAATAA
- the rmuC gene encoding DNA recombination protein RmuC, producing MLIYKNNIIIIILIFITLFFIIKIIRLYKIQNKKLKNQIIIKKMLIERYYNKNSENIQTKLQLIRYKNININLKEKIEQLKTICNKYTEKIENFKNYKLDNDNLNSKIIEQSQIINNLKIEIKIIKNKFYDTKNFFQQKEKLMIKYHDNINIKLKKLANTVIESNTNHVTNLNDDNIIKIIQPLQKQIESLQNNLQNNLNQESIERNILQYELKNLKKLNMHLSREANNLTQALKGNNKLQGNWGELVLTKILESSGLRQGHEYDIQKKIFLQDKTLQPDIIIKLPNNKNIIIDAKVTLVSYERYFNSDNDNILRTQFLKEYITSVKKHLRLLNSKNYHTLYNIISLDYIIMFIPIETAFLLAINHKPSLLYEALKYNIMLVSPTTLMIALRTINNLWNIDKQNKHSLLLANKATKIYNKIKIFVDDICTLEKSLNKLQNNYNLIIKKLLYGKGNIITQVESFKDLGIDVLNKIDTNFLKNK from the coding sequence ATGTTAATATATAAAAACAATATTATAATTATTATTTTAATTTTTATAACATTATTTTTTATAATAAAAATAATAAGATTGTATAAAATACAAAATAAAAAATTAAAAAATCAAATTATAATAAAAAAAATGTTAATAGAACGATATTATAATAAAAATTCTGAAAATATTCAAACAAAACTACAATTAATACGATATAAAAATATAAATATTAATTTAAAAGAAAAAATAGAACAATTAAAAACTATATGTAATAAATATACAGAAAAAATAGAAAATTTTAAAAATTATAAATTAGATAATGATAATTTAAATTCTAAAATAATAGAACAATCTCAAATTATTAATAATTTAAAAATAGAAATTAAAATTATTAAAAATAAATTTTATGATACAAAGAATTTTTTTCAACAAAAAGAAAAACTAATGATAAAATATCATGATAACATAAATATAAAATTAAAAAAATTAGCTAATACAGTTATTGAAAGTAATACAAATCATGTAACAAATTTAAATGATGATAATATTATAAAAATTATACAACCTTTACAAAAGCAAATAGAAAGTTTACAAAATAACTTACAAAATAACTTAAATCAAGAATCTATAGAACGTAATATTTTACAATATGAACTAAAAAATTTAAAAAAATTAAATATGCATCTATCACGTGAAGCAAATAATTTAACTCAAGCATTAAAAGGTAATAATAAGTTACAAGGCAATTGGGGTGAATTAGTATTAACTAAAATATTAGAATCATCAGGATTAAGACAAGGTCATGAATATGATATACAAAAAAAAATATTTTTACAAGATAAAACTTTACAACCTGATATAATTATAAAATTACCAAATAATAAAAATATTATTATTGATGCTAAAGTTACTTTAGTTTCATATGAACGTTATTTTAATAGTGATAATGATAATATATTACGTACCCAATTTTTAAAAGAATATATCACATCTGTCAAAAAACATTTAAGATTATTAAATAGTAAAAATTATCATACCTTATATAATATTATATCTTTAGATTATATAATTATGTTTATTCCTATTGAAACAGCATTCTTATTAGCTATTAATCACAAACCATCTTTATTATATGAAGCACTAAAATATAATATTATGTTAGTTAGCCCAACCACATTAATGATTGCATTAAGAACTATTAATAATTTATGGAATATTGATAAACAAAATAAACATTCTTTATTATTAGCTAATAAAGCTACAAAAATATATAATAAAATTAAAATTTTTGTTGATGATATATGTACATTAGAAAAAAGTTTAAATAAATTACAAAATAATTATAATCTTATTATAAAAAAACTTTTATATGGTAAAGGAAATATAATAACACAAGTAGAAAGTTTTAAAGATTTAGGAATTGATGTTTTAAATAAAATTGATACTAATTTTTTAAAAAATAAATAA
- the ruvX gene encoding Holliday junction resolvase RuvX yields MTILAFDFGTKYIGVAVGNAFIKIAHTLNVIKNKRKNGKINWLMFNKLIDTWNPEKIIVGLPLNMDGSKQYITILTKKFASSLKHRYHICIELHDERLSTIEAKNILFSYGGWKNLQRNNINSMSASIILQSWFNNK; encoded by the coding sequence ATGACAATATTAGCTTTTGATTTTGGTACCAAATATATAGGTGTAGCAGTTGGCAATGCTTTTATTAAAATAGCACATACATTAAATGTTATTAAAAATAAACGTAAAAACGGTAAAATTAATTGGTTAATGTTTAATAAGTTAATTGATACTTGGAATCCAGAAAAAATTATTGTAGGTTTGCCATTAAATATGGATGGTAGTAAACAATACATTACTATTTTAACAAAAAAATTTGCATCTAGTCTAAAACATAGATACCATATTTGTATAGAATTACATGATGAAAGATTAAGTACAATAGAAGCAAAAAATATTTTATTTTCTTATGGTGGATGGAAAAACTTACAAAGAAATAATATTAATTCTATGTCAGCTTCTATTATTTTACAAAGTTGGTTTAACAATAAATAA